In Pseudomonas fluorescens, the following are encoded in one genomic region:
- a CDS encoding TusE/DsrC/DsvC family sulfur relay protein: MNALTVGARAIELDKDGFLVELSDWSADVASALAAAEDIELTPEHWEVLELLRSFYNEFQLSPATRPLIKYTALKLGPEKGNSLHLNRLFKGTPAKLAAKLAGLPKPTNCL; the protein is encoded by the coding sequence ATGAATGCATTGACGGTCGGCGCCCGCGCCATCGAACTGGACAAGGACGGTTTCCTGGTCGAACTGAGTGATTGGTCCGCCGATGTGGCGAGTGCCCTGGCGGCTGCCGAAGACATCGAGTTGACGCCCGAACACTGGGAAGTCCTCGAACTGCTGCGCAGTTTCTACAACGAATTCCAGCTGTCACCGGCCACCCGCCCGTTGATCAAGTACACCGCCCTGAAACTCGGCCCGGAAAAAGGCAACAGCCTGCACCTGAACCGACTGTTCAAAGGCACTCCCGCCAAACTCGCCGCGAAACTGGCGGGCCTGCCCAAACCGACGAATTGCTTATGA
- the tusB gene encoding sulfurtransferase complex subunit TusB — MSTLHVLSHSPFGDERLTSCLRVIGASDGLLLSGDAAYALQPGTAPFLALSARGLKLFVLAEDAQARALAVPDWAKAIDYPAFVELSIHYDKVNSWL; from the coding sequence ATGTCGACTTTGCATGTGTTGTCTCATTCCCCGTTCGGCGACGAACGCCTGACCAGTTGCCTGCGCGTGATCGGCGCCAGCGACGGGTTGCTGTTGTCCGGTGATGCCGCCTATGCGTTGCAGCCAGGCACCGCGCCGTTCTTGGCGCTCAGCGCACGTGGCCTGAAGCTGTTCGTCCTGGCCGAAGATGCCCAGGCCCGTGCGCTTGCGGTTCCAGACTGGGCCAAAGCCATCGATTACCCGGCCTTCGTCGAACTGTCGATTCACTACGACAAGGTCAACAGTTGGCTATGA
- a CDS encoding glutathione S-transferase family protein produces the protein MGLLVDGRWQDKWYESSKDGAFQREQAQRRNWLTADGKPGPTGVGGFAAEPGRYHLYVSLACPWAHRTLILRKLKGLENLIDVSVVSWLMLENGWTFDQHLGSTGDKLDHFDFMHQRYTADTANYTGRVTVPVLWDQQHQRIVNNESSEIIRMLNGAFDDLTGNDLDFYPAPLRGEIDALNERIYPAVNNGVYRAGFATSQQAYEEAFDEVFAELDRLELLLGANRYLAGEYLTEADIRLFTTLIRFDAVYYGHFKCNLRRIADYPNLSNWLREIYQWPGIAETVDFTHIKNHYYASHRTINPTGVVPKGPEQDFTAAHDRERLSGKGVWRRA, from the coding sequence ATGGGTTTGTTAGTGGATGGCCGCTGGCAGGACAAGTGGTACGAAAGCAGCAAGGACGGCGCGTTCCAGCGTGAACAGGCGCAGCGTCGCAACTGGTTGACCGCTGACGGCAAGCCGGGACCGACCGGCGTCGGTGGTTTTGCGGCCGAGCCCGGGCGCTATCACCTGTACGTGTCCCTGGCCTGCCCGTGGGCCCATCGCACGCTGATCCTGCGCAAACTCAAAGGCCTCGAAAACCTGATCGACGTTTCGGTGGTCAGCTGGTTGATGCTGGAAAACGGCTGGACCTTCGACCAGCACCTCGGCTCGACCGGCGACAAGCTCGATCACTTCGACTTCATGCACCAGCGCTACACCGCCGACACCGCCAACTACACCGGCCGCGTCACTGTACCGGTGCTGTGGGACCAACAGCACCAGCGCATCGTCAACAATGAATCATCGGAAATCATCCGCATGCTCAATGGCGCCTTCGACGATCTGACCGGTAACGACCTGGACTTCTACCCGGCGCCGCTGCGCGGAGAGATCGATGCGCTGAACGAGCGGATTTATCCGGCGGTGAACAATGGCGTGTACCGCGCCGGATTTGCCACCTCGCAACAGGCTTATGAAGAAGCCTTCGATGAGGTGTTTGCCGAACTGGACCGCCTGGAACTGCTGCTGGGGGCCAACCGCTACCTGGCTGGCGAGTACCTGACCGAAGCGGACATCCGCCTGTTCACCACGCTGATTCGCTTCGATGCGGTGTACTACGGGCACTTCAAGTGCAACCTGCGGCGGATTGCCGATTATCCGAACCTGTCGAACTGGCTGCGGGAGATTTACCAGTGGCCGGGGATTGCCGAGACGGTGGACTTCACTCACATCAAGAACCACTACTACGCCAGCCATCGCACTATCAATCCGACAGGTGTGGTGCCGAAAGGGCCGGAGCAGGACTTTACCGCGGCCCATGATCGGGAGCGGTTGAGTGGGAAAGGGGTTTGGCGCAGAGCTTGA
- the tusD gene encoding sulfurtransferase complex subunit TusD, with product MKFAIAVFSAAHAPSSRRALLFAQAALSGGHEIVRLFFYQDGVYNASASVVTPQDELDLPKQWRAFVSDHQLDGVVCIAAALRRGVLNEEEARRYQREAVAVGAPWELSGLGQLHDAAQDADRLICFGGA from the coding sequence ATGAAGTTCGCCATTGCCGTATTTAGCGCCGCCCATGCGCCCTCCTCGCGCCGCGCCCTGCTGTTCGCCCAAGCGGCGCTGTCCGGTGGGCACGAGATTGTCCGGCTGTTTTTCTACCAGGATGGCGTCTACAACGCATCCGCCAGCGTGGTCACTCCCCAGGATGAACTGGACTTGCCCAAACAGTGGCGTGCCTTTGTCAGCGACCATCAACTCGATGGCGTGGTGTGCATCGCCGCTGCCCTGCGGCGTGGTGTGTTGAACGAGGAAGAAGCCAGACGCTATCAGCGCGAGGCGGTAGCCGTCGGTGCGCCGTGGGAATTGTCCGGCCTCGGCCAATTGCATGACGCTGCGCAGGATGCCGACCGTCTGATCTGTTTCGGAGGCGCATGA
- the cysG gene encoding siroheme synthase CysG codes for MNYLPLFHNLRGSRVLVVGGGEIALRKSRLLADAGALLRVVAPEIEPQLRELVAGSGGECLLRGYAEADLDGCGLIIAATDDETLNAQVSADAHRRCVPVNVVDAPALCSVIFPAIVDRSPLIIAVSSGGDAPVLARLIRAKIETWIPSTYGQLAGLAARFRHQVKGLFPDVQQRRAFWEDVFQGPIADRQLAGQGGEAERLLQAKIDGEAPVATGEVYLVGAGPGDPDLLTFKALRLMQQADVVLYDRLVAPAILELCRRDAERVYVGKRRADHAVPQDQINQQLVDLAKQGKRVVRLKGGDPFIFGRGGEEIEELAAHGIPFQVVPGITAASGCAAYAGIPLTHRDYAQSVRFITGHLKDGSSDLPWADLVAPAQTLVFYMGLVGLPIICEQLIKHGRGADTPAALIQQGTTVNQRVFTGTLADLPRLVAEHEVHAPTLVIVGEVVQLREKLAWFEGAQGQV; via the coding sequence ATGAACTATCTGCCGCTGTTTCACAACCTTCGCGGCAGTCGTGTGTTGGTCGTCGGCGGGGGGGAGATTGCCTTGCGCAAATCCCGCCTGCTGGCCGATGCCGGTGCGCTGCTGCGGGTGGTTGCACCTGAAATCGAACCGCAACTGCGCGAACTGGTTGCCGGCAGCGGTGGCGAGTGCCTGTTACGTGGCTATGCCGAGGCGGATCTGGACGGTTGCGGGCTGATCATTGCCGCCACCGACGACGAAACGCTGAACGCACAAGTCTCCGCCGATGCCCATCGGCGTTGCGTGCCAGTCAACGTGGTGGACGCGCCAGCCCTATGCAGCGTGATCTTCCCGGCGATCGTCGACCGCTCTCCGTTGATCATTGCAGTGTCCAGCGGCGGCGATGCGCCAGTGTTGGCACGTTTGATCCGCGCCAAGATCGAAACCTGGATTCCTTCCACCTACGGTCAACTGGCCGGTCTGGCGGCGCGATTCCGTCATCAGGTCAAAGGCCTGTTTCCGGATGTGCAGCAGCGTCGGGCGTTCTGGGAAGATGTTTTCCAGGGCCCGATTGCCGACCGCCAGCTGGCCGGGCAGGGCGGTGAAGCCGAGCGCTTGCTCCAGGCGAAAATCGATGGCGAAGCGCCAGTGGCGACCGGTGAGGTCTATCTGGTGGGCGCAGGGCCAGGTGACCCGGACCTGTTGACGTTCAAGGCATTGCGTCTGATGCAGCAAGCCGACGTGGTGCTGTACGACCGTTTGGTCGCACCGGCGATTCTCGAGCTGTGCCGTCGCGACGCCGAGCGGGTCTACGTCGGCAAGCGACGAGCCGATCACGCGGTGCCGCAGGATCAGATCAACCAGCAATTGGTGGATTTGGCCAAACAGGGCAAGCGTGTGGTGCGGTTGAAGGGCGGTGATCCGTTCATCTTCGGTCGTGGTGGTGAGGAGATCGAAGAACTGGCGGCCCATGGCATCCCGTTCCAGGTCGTGCCGGGGATCACGGCGGCCAGTGGTTGCGCGGCCTATGCCGGGATTCCGCTGACCCACCGCGATTATGCGCAATCGGTGCGTTTCATCACCGGGCACCTCAAGGACGGCTCCAGTGATTTGCCATGGGCCGATCTGGTGGCCCCGGCGCAAACCCTGGTGTTCTACATGGGACTGGTGGGCTTGCCGATCATCTGCGAGCAGTTGATCAAGCATGGTCGCGGTGCCGATACCCCGGCAGCGTTGATCCAGCAGGGCACCACGGTCAACCAGCGGGTGTTTACCGGCACCCTGGCGGACCTGCCACGGCTGGTGGCGGAGCATGAAGTGCATGCGCCGACATTGGTGATCGTGGGTGAAGTGGTGCAACTGCGTGAGAAACTGGCGTGGTTTGAAGGGGCTCAGGGGCAGGTCTAG
- a CDS encoding DUF6388 family protein, with protein sequence MAATELQHEQALKRFLDARPELREELDHLNPLLAQAKGETAEQYREERLHEAFEAEAERQQLFAWELTLQLTTATPQEYEAQRLEVHREVAEMAGMDWLEYCELNGIKP encoded by the coding sequence ATGGCGGCAACCGAACTGCAGCATGAGCAAGCACTGAAGCGGTTTCTCGATGCGCGCCCCGAGTTGCGCGAAGAACTCGACCACCTCAACCCGCTGCTGGCTCAGGCCAAGGGCGAAACGGCGGAACAGTATCGCGAGGAACGGCTGCACGAAGCGTTTGAAGCTGAAGCAGAACGCCAGCAGTTGTTCGCCTGGGAACTGACGTTGCAGTTAACCACCGCCACACCCCAGGAGTACGAAGCGCAGCGCCTGGAAGTGCACCGGGAAGTGGCGGAAATGGCCGGCATGGACTGGCTGGAATATTGCGAGTTGAATGGGATAAAACCCTAA
- a CDS encoding NUDIX domain-containing protein — MSNTAERVNILESQVLSHDWYLLKKITFDYQRNNGEWQRQTREVYDRGNGAAILLYNREKRTVVLTRQFRLPVFVNGHDGLLIEVAAGLLEGAAPEDRIRDEAEEETGYRVHHVQKVFEAYMSPGSVTEKLHFFIAEYDAKSKVSDGGGLEAETEELEVLEWAFEDALEAFYRGEICDAKTIMLLQYAAMKNLFN, encoded by the coding sequence ATGTCGAACACAGCCGAGCGGGTCAACATCCTAGAGTCTCAGGTGTTGTCCCACGACTGGTACCTGCTCAAGAAAATCACCTTCGATTACCAACGCAACAACGGTGAGTGGCAACGCCAGACCCGGGAAGTCTACGACCGTGGCAATGGCGCAGCGATTCTGTTGTACAACCGCGAAAAGAGGACCGTGGTACTGACCCGGCAATTTCGCCTGCCGGTGTTCGTCAACGGTCACGATGGGCTGTTGATCGAAGTGGCTGCGGGGCTGCTCGAAGGCGCAGCGCCTGAAGACCGCATCCGCGATGAAGCGGAGGAAGAGACGGGGTACCGCGTGCACCATGTGCAGAAGGTGTTCGAGGCGTACATGAGCCCCGGTTCGGTGACGGAAAAATTGCACTTCTTCATTGCCGAATACGATGCGAAGTCGAAAGTCAGCGACGGTGGCGGGCTGGAGGCGGAAACCGAAGAGCTGGAAGTGCTGGAGTGGGCGTTCGAGGACGCGCTCGAAGCGTTTTACCGCGGCGAAATCTGCGACGCCAAGACCATCATGCTGTTGCAGTATGCGGCGATGAAAAACCTCTTCAATTAA
- the tusC gene encoding sulfurtransferase complex subunit TusC, giving the protein MAKSILIISRQSPWSGPGAREALDIVLAGGAFDLPIGLLFLDDGVFQLAASQNAKALQQKDLSANLQALPMFGVEELFACGDSIALRGLAPSDLSLEEAQVLAAHEITALIDRYDQVITL; this is encoded by the coding sequence ATGGCCAAATCCATATTAATCATCAGCCGCCAGTCGCCATGGTCCGGCCCAGGCGCGCGGGAAGCGCTGGATATCGTGCTGGCCGGGGGCGCCTTCGATCTGCCGATCGGCCTGTTGTTTCTCGATGACGGCGTGTTCCAGCTGGCCGCCAGCCAGAACGCCAAGGCCCTGCAACAGAAGGACCTGAGCGCCAACCTGCAAGCCCTGCCGATGTTCGGTGTCGAGGAACTGTTCGCCTGCGGCGACAGCATCGCCCTGCGTGGCCTGGCCCCCAGCGACCTGTCGCTGGAAGAAGCCCAAGTGTTGGCTGCCCACGAAATCACCGCCCTCATTGACCGTTACGACCAGGTGATCACCCTCTGA
- a CDS encoding GNAT family N-acetyltransferase translates to MNLRIELSQNPTDEQRQAILKPLRAYNGSKAEGNVPEHIALLVRDDNDEILGGLHGRLFYQWLYIDLLVVPEQARGQGLGSKLMQMAEDLARERKCVGLWLDTFEFQAPEFYKKCGYSEIGHIADYPPGHKHFFFQKRLNY, encoded by the coding sequence ATGAACCTGCGTATCGAACTGTCGCAAAACCCCACGGATGAACAACGACAGGCCATCCTCAAACCGCTGCGCGCGTACAACGGCTCGAAGGCCGAAGGTAACGTGCCTGAGCACATCGCCTTGCTGGTGCGCGACGACAACGACGAGATCCTCGGCGGCCTGCATGGCCGATTGTTTTACCAGTGGCTGTACATCGACTTGCTGGTGGTGCCGGAGCAGGCGCGGGGACAGGGCCTTGGTTCGAAATTGATGCAGATGGCCGAAGACCTGGCGCGGGAGCGGAAATGTGTCGGGCTGTGGCTCGACACCTTTGAATTCCAGGCACCGGAGTTCTACAAGAAATGCGGCTACAGCGAGATCGGGCACATTGCCGATTACCCGCCGGGGCACAAGCACTTCTTCTTCCAGAAGCGCCTGAATTACTGA
- the ggt gene encoding gamma-glutamyltransferase, which yields MKYEPFAKSLIATSLALSCLTAHAASVAPATGENGMVVTAQHLASHVGVDVLKNGGNAVDAAVAVGYALAVVYPAAGNLGGGGFMTIQLADGRKTFLDFREKAPLAATANMYLDKEGNVVPDLSTRGHLAVGVPGTVSGMELALSKYGTKPRKEIIAPAIKLAEDGFVLEQGDVDLLDYATDMFKKDMKDSGAIFLSKGEPMQVGQKLVQKDLSKTLREISEKGADGFYKGWVADAIVTSSQANKGIITQADLDKYKSRELAPIECDYRGYHVVSAPPPSSGGVVICEIMNILEGYPMKDLGYHSAQGMHYQIEAMRHAYVDRNSYLGDPDFVKNPIAHLLDKNYATKLREAIKPQKAAVSSELKPGVAPHEGSNTTHYSIVDKWGNAVSVTYTLNDWFGAGVMASKTGVILNDEMDDFTSKIGVPNMYGLVQGEANAIAPGKAPLSSMSPTIVTKDGKVVMVVGTPGGSRIITATLLTMLNVIDYGMNIQEAVDAPRFHQQWLPEETNLEAFTTSPDTVKILESWGHKFAGPQDANHLAAILVGAPSLGGKPVGKNRFYGANDPRRNTGLSLGY from the coding sequence ATGAAGTACGAACCTTTTGCCAAATCGCTGATTGCGACCTCGTTGGCGCTCAGCTGCCTGACCGCCCATGCCGCCTCCGTGGCCCCGGCTACCGGGGAAAACGGCATGGTGGTCACGGCCCAGCACCTGGCCAGCCATGTGGGCGTGGATGTGCTGAAGAACGGCGGCAACGCCGTGGATGCGGCGGTCGCGGTCGGCTATGCGCTGGCGGTGGTGTATCCCGCGGCAGGCAACCTCGGCGGCGGTGGTTTCATGACCATTCAACTGGCGGACGGGCGCAAGACCTTCCTCGACTTCCGTGAAAAAGCGCCGCTGGCCGCTACCGCCAACATGTACCTGGACAAGGAGGGCAACGTCGTTCCCGATTTGAGCACCCGTGGCCACCTGGCCGTGGGCGTGCCGGGCACCGTTTCGGGCATGGAACTGGCGCTGTCCAAGTACGGCACCAAGCCGCGCAAGGAAATCATCGCCCCGGCCATCAAGCTGGCCGAAGACGGTTTCGTGCTGGAGCAGGGGGATGTCGATCTGCTGGACTACGCCACCGACATGTTCAAGAAGGACATGAAGGATTCCGGCGCGATCTTCCTGAGCAAAGGCGAGCCGATGCAGGTCGGCCAGAAACTGGTGCAAAAGGACCTGAGCAAGACCTTGCGGGAGATCTCCGAGAAAGGTGCCGACGGTTTCTATAAAGGTTGGGTGGCCGACGCCATCGTCACCTCGAGCCAGGCCAACAAGGGCATCATCACCCAGGCCGACCTCGACAAATACAAGTCCCGTGAACTGGCGCCCATCGAGTGCGACTACCGTGGCTACCACGTGGTTTCCGCACCGCCACCGAGTTCCGGCGGCGTGGTGATCTGCGAGATCATGAACATTCTCGAAGGTTATCCGATGAAGGATCTGGGCTATCACTCGGCCCAGGGCATGCACTATCAGATCGAGGCCATGCGCCACGCCTATGTGGACCGCAACAGCTACCTGGGCGACCCGGACTTCGTGAAGAACCCGATTGCCCATCTGCTGGATAAAAACTACGCGACCAAGCTGCGCGAAGCGATCAAACCACAAAAAGCCGCGGTATCCAGCGAACTCAAGCCGGGCGTAGCGCCCCATGAAGGCAGCAACACTACCCATTACTCCATCGTCGACAAGTGGGGCAACGCGGTGTCGGTGACCTACACCCTCAACGACTGGTTCGGTGCCGGCGTGATGGCGAGCAAGACCGGGGTCATCCTCAACGATGAAATGGACGATTTCACCTCGAAGATCGGCGTGCCGAACATGTACGGCCTGGTGCAGGGCGAGGCCAACGCTATCGCACCCGGCAAGGCGCCGCTGTCGTCCATGAGCCCGACCATCGTCACCAAGGACGGCAAAGTAGTGATGGTGGTCGGCACGCCGGGCGGCAGCCGCATCATCACCGCGACCTTGCTGACCATGCTCAACGTGATCGACTACGGCATGAACATCCAGGAAGCGGTGGATGCACCGCGTTTCCACCAACAGTGGCTGCCGGAGGAAACCAACCTGGAAGCCTTCACCACCAGCCCGGACACGGTGAAAATCCTCGAGAGCTGGGGCCACAAGTTCGCCGGTCCACAGGATGCCAACCACCTGGCGGCGATCCTGGTCGGCGCGCCATCCCTGGGTGGCAAGCCGGTCGGCAAGAACCGTTTCTACGGGGCGAACGACCCACGGCGTAACACCGGGTTGTCGCTGGGTTATTGA
- a CDS encoding methylated-DNA--[protein]-cysteine S-methyltransferase, whose protein sequence is MTYTCTTVASPVGQLKLVANGSRLAAILWENDKPGRVRLGPMSEAPDNPILVRTAAQLREYFSGTRDRFELDLDFAGTAFQKKVWAALLTIPFGETRSYSQIAEQIGNPTAVRAVGAANGKNPISIVAPCHRVIGASGKLTGFAGGLEAKEKLLTLEGGQWPGTARLPGF, encoded by the coding sequence ATGACCTATACCTGCACCACCGTGGCCTCCCCCGTGGGCCAGTTGAAGCTGGTCGCGAACGGTTCACGACTGGCGGCCATCCTCTGGGAAAACGACAAACCCGGCCGGGTGCGCCTGGGACCGATGAGCGAAGCGCCGGACAATCCGATCCTGGTGCGCACGGCTGCGCAGTTGCGCGAATATTTTTCCGGCACCCGCGATCGCTTCGAACTGGATCTGGATTTTGCCGGCACGGCATTTCAGAAGAAGGTCTGGGCGGCGCTGCTGACCATCCCGTTCGGCGAAACCCGCAGCTACAGCCAGATCGCCGAACAGATCGGTAACCCGACGGCGGTCAGGGCCGTGGGTGCGGCAAATGGCAAGAACCCGATTTCGATCGTGGCGCCGTGTCACCGGGTGATTGGCGCGTCGGGGAAGTTGACCGGGTTCGCCGGTGGGCTTGAGGCGAAGGAGAAGTTGCTCACCCTTGAAGGCGGGCAATGGCCCGGCACCGCGCGTCTGCCAGGCTTTTAA
- a CDS encoding glycosyl transferase family protein: protein MTDYPALTLETPAEHPFAQFVRILGKGKRGARDLTRVEAREAMGMVFDEKVEETQLGAFLMLLRHKEESAEEMAGFTEALRERLNPPTLAVDLDWPTYAGKKRHLPWYLLAAKCLAQNGVRIFMHGGGAHTAGRLYSEQLLGELNIPLCRNWQQVGSALDNGGLAFMPLMDWAPQLQRMIDLRNTLGLRSPIHSLARILNPLGARCGLQSIFHPGYQAVHRDASGLLGDTAIVIKGDGGEIEINPDADSHLYGTTGGESWDEEWPQLSAQRHVKPASLEPEHLKAVWRGDVVDSYPQMALISTMALALRGLGQSRDQAFETAEKYWVARDKSI from the coding sequence ATGACCGACTACCCAGCACTGACACTCGAAACGCCCGCCGAGCATCCGTTCGCCCAGTTCGTGCGGATCCTTGGCAAAGGCAAGCGCGGCGCCCGTGACCTGACCCGGGTCGAGGCCCGCGAGGCCATGGGCATGGTGTTCGATGAAAAAGTCGAGGAAACCCAACTCGGCGCATTCCTGATGCTGTTGCGGCACAAGGAAGAAAGCGCGGAAGAGATGGCGGGCTTCACCGAGGCCTTGCGTGAGCGTCTGAATCCTCCGACGCTGGCGGTGGATCTGGACTGGCCGACCTATGCCGGCAAGAAACGCCATCTGCCGTGGTATCTGCTGGCAGCCAAGTGCCTGGCGCAAAACGGCGTGCGGATTTTCATGCACGGCGGCGGCGCCCACACGGCCGGACGCTTGTACAGCGAGCAACTGCTGGGCGAATTGAACATCCCGCTGTGCCGCAACTGGCAACAGGTGGGTTCGGCGCTGGATAACGGCGGCCTGGCCTTCATGCCATTGATGGACTGGGCGCCACAGCTGCAACGCATGATCGACCTGCGCAATACCCTGGGCCTGCGCTCGCCGATCCACTCCCTGGCGCGGATTCTCAATCCGCTGGGCGCCCGTTGCGGCTTGCAGAGCATTTTCCACCCGGGTTATCAGGCGGTGCATCGCGATGCCAGCGGCCTGCTGGGTGACACCGCCATCGTGATCAAGGGCGATGGCGGCGAGATCGAGATCAACCCGGACGCCGACAGCCACCTGTACGGCACCACCGGCGGCGAGAGCTGGGACGAGGAATGGCCGCAGTTGTCGGCGCAGCGTCACGTCAAACCTGCCTCGCTTGAGCCTGAACATTTGAAAGCGGTCTGGCGTGGCGATGTGGTCGACAGCTACCCGCAAATGGCCCTGATCTCGACCATGGCCCTGGCCCTGCGTGGCCTCGGACAGAGCCGCGATCAGGCCTTCGAAACCGCTGAAAAATACTGGGTCGCGCGAGACAAATCGATTTAA
- a CDS encoding YoaK family protein yields MLPNTARTHASPGHLHTQKWRGRIGLSLVAMLSVLAGMTDAIGFMASGDFVSFMSGNTTRMAVAISAGDLGLTLRLVILVATFIVGNALGIIVSRLGGRRALPLLLCIATLLCAAAAWPYDAQLPALLAAIIAMGMLNAAVEEVNGLPVGLTYVTGALSRFGRGLGRWMLGERRSGWRVQLIPWTGMLAGAVLGAVLEHHLGLKALFASGLLAAGLGVLSLKIPRRWQLGYMPR; encoded by the coding sequence ATGCTGCCTAATACCGCCAGGACCCACGCCAGCCCCGGTCACTTGCACACGCAGAAATGGCGCGGGCGCATCGGCCTGAGCCTGGTGGCCATGCTCTCGGTCCTCGCCGGCATGACCGACGCCATCGGTTTCATGGCCAGCGGTGACTTCGTCTCGTTCATGAGCGGCAATACCACGCGGATGGCGGTCGCCATCAGTGCTGGCGACCTTGGGTTGACCCTGCGCCTGGTGATCCTCGTCGCCACTTTCATCGTCGGCAACGCGCTGGGCATCATCGTCAGTCGACTAGGTGGCCGCCGGGCCCTGCCATTGCTGTTGTGCATAGCCACCCTGCTGTGCGCCGCCGCGGCCTGGCCTTATGACGCGCAACTGCCGGCCCTGCTGGCGGCGATCATCGCAATGGGCATGCTCAACGCCGCGGTGGAAGAAGTGAACGGCCTGCCGGTTGGCCTGACTTACGTTACGGGTGCCCTGTCGCGTTTCGGCCGCGGGCTGGGTCGCTGGATGCTCGGCGAGCGCCGTAGCGGCTGGCGCGTGCAACTGATCCCCTGGACCGGCATGCTCGCCGGCGCGGTACTCGGTGCCGTGCTGGAACATCACCTGGGGCTCAAGGCGTTGTTTGCCAGTGGCCTGCTGGCTGCCGGGCTCGGGGTGTTGTCGTTGAAGATCCCGCGGCGCTGGCAGTTGGGGTATATGCCGCGTTGA